Proteins co-encoded in one Apis mellifera strain DH4 linkage group LG15, Amel_HAv3.1, whole genome shotgun sequence genomic window:
- the LOC724160 gene encoding uncharacterized protein LOC724160 isoform X1 gives MGKTPKKATPGGDERNLYNRRLKATTAPPNPSETSLHKRQRESKIPNRSKLSTLQKRVPHSPRKNFKNKVCMQSKLSYPTKKIIDLEDTASGNSKEKIFTIPERSEESILTNMQPESEEADVKINPTVQMEYVKKDISKDTQESDEMHIDYTSSELVSISKVQEDSTDKEVVIEEEQVESQEKASNFDKDKEIEQHEENDLNLRLETEDNPVHVVYEEKADDTDLKNESSEKCPSEAGTTKSDIQQKEDLHSESQTDTESNSVDILEITTSEMSETSETASQNDVQKEKEKEKEKREESVSKDVSFVSYDSSIMLKDVQIKLNDCLKENSKLFDTSNASHNTSSQPQKEMSFGKTLRSITGRRSLNTMRHITLREQRYSPNDSLFVNTSSASLPPDDVADYKIVRYSTDLSDVLSTTNGSPTERKRKHEIDNWSSIKKQKTESENSLLNSSIGLLKGLRKPIQVSTPVSEMKFQTDKLELDESSKSANEGSKKWCVIM, from the exons ATGGGTAAGACGCCAAAGAAGGCGACCCCTGGAGGCGATGAGAGGAATTTGTACAATCGGAGACTCAAGGCAACGACCGCGCCGCCAAATCCTTCTGAAACTAGCTTGCACAAGAGACAGCGCGAATCCAAGATTCCGAACAG ATCTAAATTGAGCACTTTACAAAAGAGAGTACCGCATAGtccaagaaaaaattttaaa aataaagttTGTATGCAGTCAAAGTTGAGCTATCctacgaagaaaataatagatcTTGAGGATACAGCATCTGggaattctaaagaaaaaatatttaccataCCAGAAAGAAGTgaagaatcaattttaacaaatatgcaGCCAGAATCGGAGGAAGcagatgtaaaaataaatccaacTGTACAAATGGAATacgtaaaaaaagatatttctaaaGATACGCAAGAATCTGATGAAATGCACATTGACTATACTTCTTCCGAGCTTGTTTCAATATCCAAAGTGCAAGAAGATTCGACAGATAAAGAAGTGGTGATCGAGGAAGAACAAGTAGAGAGTCAAGAGAAAGcaagtaattttgataaagataaagaaatagagCAGCatgaagaaaatgatttgaatttgcgTTTAGAAACGGAAGATAATCCCGTACATGTAGTATATGAGGAAAAGGCGGATGatacagatttaaaaaatgaaagtagTGAAAAATGCCCATCCGAAGCAGGGACAACAAAGAGCGACATACaacaaaaagaagatttaCACAGCGAGTCTCAAACTGACACGGAAAGTAATTCGGTAGATATTTTAGAGATCACAACGTCTGAAATGTCTGAAACGTCTGAAACTGCGTCGCAAAATGACGttcagaaagaaaaggagaaagagaaggagaagcgCGAAGAGAGCGTTAGCAAAGATGTTTCGTTTGTTTCCTACGATTCTTCGATAATGCTGAAGGATGTACAGATCAAGTTGAACGATTGTTTAAAAGAGAACTCGAAGTTATTCGATACGAGCAACGCTAGTCATAATACGTCGAGTCAGCCCCAAAAAGAAATGTCCTTCGGGAAAACTTTAAGAAGTATTACCGGCCGACGTTCCTTAAACACTATGCGACACATCACTTTACGCGAGCAAAGGTATTCGCCCAACGACTCGTTATTTGTTAACACGTCGAGCGCATCTTTGCCGCCGGACGATGTGGCGGATTATAAGATTGTTCGTTATAGCACCGATTTGTCGGACGTGCTTTCCACCACGAATGGCAGCCCGACAGAGAGAAAACGAAAACACGAAATCGATAATTGGAGTTCCATTAAGAAACAGAAAACAGAATCCGAAAACAGTTTATTGAACAGTTCGATCGGTTTGTTGAAAGGGTTACGCAAGCCCATACAAGTTTCCACACCAGTATCGGAGATGAAATTTCAAACCGACAAATTGGAATTGGACGAAAGTAGTAAATCGGCGAATGAGGGTAGCAAAAAATGGTGTGTTATCATGTAA
- the LOC724160 gene encoding uncharacterized protein LOC724160 isoform X2 produces the protein MQSKLSYPTKKIIDLEDTASGNSKEKIFTIPERSEESILTNMQPESEEADVKINPTVQMEYVKKDISKDTQESDEMHIDYTSSELVSISKVQEDSTDKEVVIEEEQVESQEKASNFDKDKEIEQHEENDLNLRLETEDNPVHVVYEEKADDTDLKNESSEKCPSEAGTTKSDIQQKEDLHSESQTDTESNSVDILEITTSEMSETSETASQNDVQKEKEKEKEKREESVSKDVSFVSYDSSIMLKDVQIKLNDCLKENSKLFDTSNASHNTSSQPQKEMSFGKTLRSITGRRSLNTMRHITLREQRYSPNDSLFVNTSSASLPPDDVADYKIVRYSTDLSDVLSTTNGSPTERKRKHEIDNWSSIKKQKTESENSLLNSSIGLLKGLRKPIQVSTPVSEMKFQTDKLELDESSKSANEGSKKWCVIM, from the coding sequence ATGCAGTCAAAGTTGAGCTATCctacgaagaaaataatagatcTTGAGGATACAGCATCTGggaattctaaagaaaaaatatttaccataCCAGAAAGAAGTgaagaatcaattttaacaaatatgcaGCCAGAATCGGAGGAAGcagatgtaaaaataaatccaacTGTACAAATGGAATacgtaaaaaaagatatttctaaaGATACGCAAGAATCTGATGAAATGCACATTGACTATACTTCTTCCGAGCTTGTTTCAATATCCAAAGTGCAAGAAGATTCGACAGATAAAGAAGTGGTGATCGAGGAAGAACAAGTAGAGAGTCAAGAGAAAGcaagtaattttgataaagataaagaaatagagCAGCatgaagaaaatgatttgaatttgcgTTTAGAAACGGAAGATAATCCCGTACATGTAGTATATGAGGAAAAGGCGGATGatacagatttaaaaaatgaaagtagTGAAAAATGCCCATCCGAAGCAGGGACAACAAAGAGCGACATACaacaaaaagaagatttaCACAGCGAGTCTCAAACTGACACGGAAAGTAATTCGGTAGATATTTTAGAGATCACAACGTCTGAAATGTCTGAAACGTCTGAAACTGCGTCGCAAAATGACGttcagaaagaaaaggagaaagagaaggagaagcgCGAAGAGAGCGTTAGCAAAGATGTTTCGTTTGTTTCCTACGATTCTTCGATAATGCTGAAGGATGTACAGATCAAGTTGAACGATTGTTTAAAAGAGAACTCGAAGTTATTCGATACGAGCAACGCTAGTCATAATACGTCGAGTCAGCCCCAAAAAGAAATGTCCTTCGGGAAAACTTTAAGAAGTATTACCGGCCGACGTTCCTTAAACACTATGCGACACATCACTTTACGCGAGCAAAGGTATTCGCCCAACGACTCGTTATTTGTTAACACGTCGAGCGCATCTTTGCCGCCGGACGATGTGGCGGATTATAAGATTGTTCGTTATAGCACCGATTTGTCGGACGTGCTTTCCACCACGAATGGCAGCCCGACAGAGAGAAAACGAAAACACGAAATCGATAATTGGAGTTCCATTAAGAAACAGAAAACAGAATCCGAAAACAGTTTATTGAACAGTTCGATCGGTTTGTTGAAAGGGTTACGCAAGCCCATACAAGTTTCCACACCAGTATCGGAGATGAAATTTCAAACCGACAAATTGGAATTGGACGAAAGTAGTAAATCGGCGAATGAGGGTAGCAAAAAATGGTGTGTTATCATGTAA